Proteins found in one Larimichthys crocea isolate SSNF chromosome I, L_crocea_2.0, whole genome shotgun sequence genomic segment:
- the LOC104932286 gene encoding calcium/calmodulin-dependent protein kinase type 1D isoform X1, with protein MGQQQSTLQKKGYTIVGETKNGVIATKDGDKFFIRTIKISTNQALILEIENFKTTSHPHVMSTENSFKDEDQNTYYVVTEYCQGGSLAEKIGEKHLPESEILSWIVEICMALRTIHEKGFLHRDLKPENIFFTEFGTLLLDGFQEIQGKKGNLNTEESGGINYLAPEVLTQGTYDAKSDIWSVGCILYELCTQLLAFSAETPVNLIPKIISGPAPRLPDNYSSELRDLLADMLKKDPNLRPTALEILGRPIALKCLLEKSKMATDHLQTQLEKLRSVADSLERVHQGTTIGSLAGGVIGAAGGITSIVGLILAPFTLGASLIVTGIGVGVGVAGGVTAGASNIKKIVNQSSDRKAIKSIIKEFSEKINAIALWLQEIGNSLQANASHSGDIPNNENNPFTQKNSTRFGSVIGKGIGGISELTRLLRVVNIGKIAAQASRVVRVAEIAGGVLSGLFVAVDIFFIAMDAKEIHQIRQTQADGTPCSEIMKFAQSIRHAAKELQKVLDEFKTVIKDIPFLEDERELQWDPME; from the exons ATGGGACAACAACAGAGCACTCTTCAGAAGAAAGGCTACACAATTGTAGGTGAAACAAAAAATGGAGTTATAGCCACAAAAGATGGTGACAAGTTTTTCATAAGAACGATCAAG atttcCACAAATCAGGCATTAATCTTAGAGATTGAAAACTTCAAGACAACAAGTCATCCTCATGTCATGAGCACCGAAAATTCTTTCAAAG ATGAAGATCAGAACACTTACTACGTGGTGACGGAGTACTGTCAGGGAGGGAGCCTTGCAGAAAAGATAGGCGAGAAGCATCTACCTGAGTCTGAG ATTTTGAGCTGGATTGTTGAAATCTGTATGGCGCTGAGAACCATTCATGAAAAAGGATTTCTTCACAGAGATCTGAAGCCAGAG aacaTATTCTTCACTGAATTTGGAACACtgctattggatggatttcagGAAATCCAGGGAAA AAAAGGTAATCTGAATACTGAGGAAAGTGGAGGAATTAACTATCTGGCACCAGAGGTCTTAACACAGGGAACGTATGACGCTAAAAG TGACATCTGGTCAGTGGGATGTATACTCTATGAGCTCTGTACTCAGCTGTTAGCG TTCTCTGCAGAGACCCCAGTCAATCTCATCCCCAAGATCATTTCTGGTCCTGCACCACGTCTCCCAGACAATTACTCATCAGAGTTACGTGACCTCTTGGCAGACATGTTGAAAAAAGACCCTAACTTAAGACCTACAGCCTTGGAGATTTTGGGGCGTCCCAttgctttaaaatgtctctTAGAAAAG AGCAAAATGGCTACAGACCACCTTCAGACTCAGTTGGAGAAGCTAAGATCGGTGGCAGACAGTTTGGAACGTGTGCATCAAGGCACAACCATCGGCAGTCTCGCAGGAGGAGTGATCGGAGCAGCAGGAGGGATTACATCCATAGTGGGTCTTATTCTGGCCCCCTTCACTTTGGGAGCCTCACTTATTGTAACTGGGATTGGAGTTGGGGTGGGAGTGGCTGGTGGGGTCACTGCTGGTGcctcaaatataaaaaaaatagtcaaTCAGTCCTCTGATCGCAAAGCCATTAAAAGCATTATTAAAGAGTTCAGTGAGAAAATTAATGCTATTGCACTCTGGCTCCAGGAGATTGGCAACAGTTTACAGGCAAATGCAAGTCACTCAGGTGATATAcccaacaatgaaaacaacCCTTTCACTCAAAAAAACAGCACAAGGTTTGGCTCAGTGATAGGTAAGGGCATAGGCGGCATTTCTGAACTAACTCGACTACTTCGAGTGGTAAACATTGGTAAAATCGCAGCACAAGCATCCAGGGTGGTACGAGTGGCAGAGATAGCTGGTGGTGTGCTTTCTGGTTTATTTGTGGCAGTAGATATCTTCTTCATTGCCATGGATGCTAAAGAGATACACCAAAttagacagacacaggcagatgGTACACCATGTTCTGAGATCATGAAATTTGCCCAATCCATCAGACACGCTGCAAAGGAGTTGCAGAAAGTTTTGGATGAGTTTAAAACCGTGATCAAAGACATCCCTTTTCTTGAGGATGAGAGAGAATTGCAATGGGATCCAATGGAATAA
- the LOC104932286 gene encoding apolipoprotein L2 isoform X2 gives MGQQQSTLQKKGYTIVGETKNGVIATKDGDKFFIRTIKISTNQALILEIENFKTTSHPHVMSTENSFKDEDQNTYYVVTEYCQGGSLAEKIGEKHLPESEILSWIVEICMALRTIHEKGFLHRDLKPENIFFTEFGTLLLDGFQEIQGNDIWSVGCILYELCTQLLAFSAETPVNLIPKIISGPAPRLPDNYSSELRDLLADMLKKDPNLRPTALEILGRPIALKCLLEKSKMATDHLQTQLEKLRSVADSLERVHQGTTIGSLAGGVIGAAGGITSIVGLILAPFTLGASLIVTGIGVGVGVAGGVTAGASNIKKIVNQSSDRKAIKSIIKEFSEKINAIALWLQEIGNSLQANASHSGDIPNNENNPFTQKNSTRFGSVIGKGIGGISELTRLLRVVNIGKIAAQASRVVRVAEIAGGVLSGLFVAVDIFFIAMDAKEIHQIRQTQADGTPCSEIMKFAQSIRHAAKELQKVLDEFKTVIKDIPFLEDERELQWDPME, from the exons ATGGGACAACAACAGAGCACTCTTCAGAAGAAAGGCTACACAATTGTAGGTGAAACAAAAAATGGAGTTATAGCCACAAAAGATGGTGACAAGTTTTTCATAAGAACGATCAAG atttcCACAAATCAGGCATTAATCTTAGAGATTGAAAACTTCAAGACAACAAGTCATCCTCATGTCATGAGCACCGAAAATTCTTTCAAAG ATGAAGATCAGAACACTTACTACGTGGTGACGGAGTACTGTCAGGGAGGGAGCCTTGCAGAAAAGATAGGCGAGAAGCATCTACCTGAGTCTGAG ATTTTGAGCTGGATTGTTGAAATCTGTATGGCGCTGAGAACCATTCATGAAAAAGGATTTCTTCACAGAGATCTGAAGCCAGAG aacaTATTCTTCACTGAATTTGGAACACtgctattggatggatttcagGAAATCCAGGGAAA TGACATCTGGTCAGTGGGATGTATACTCTATGAGCTCTGTACTCAGCTGTTAGCG TTCTCTGCAGAGACCCCAGTCAATCTCATCCCCAAGATCATTTCTGGTCCTGCACCACGTCTCCCAGACAATTACTCATCAGAGTTACGTGACCTCTTGGCAGACATGTTGAAAAAAGACCCTAACTTAAGACCTACAGCCTTGGAGATTTTGGGGCGTCCCAttgctttaaaatgtctctTAGAAAAG AGCAAAATGGCTACAGACCACCTTCAGACTCAGTTGGAGAAGCTAAGATCGGTGGCAGACAGTTTGGAACGTGTGCATCAAGGCACAACCATCGGCAGTCTCGCAGGAGGAGTGATCGGAGCAGCAGGAGGGATTACATCCATAGTGGGTCTTATTCTGGCCCCCTTCACTTTGGGAGCCTCACTTATTGTAACTGGGATTGGAGTTGGGGTGGGAGTGGCTGGTGGGGTCACTGCTGGTGcctcaaatataaaaaaaatagtcaaTCAGTCCTCTGATCGCAAAGCCATTAAAAGCATTATTAAAGAGTTCAGTGAGAAAATTAATGCTATTGCACTCTGGCTCCAGGAGATTGGCAACAGTTTACAGGCAAATGCAAGTCACTCAGGTGATATAcccaacaatgaaaacaacCCTTTCACTCAAAAAAACAGCACAAGGTTTGGCTCAGTGATAGGTAAGGGCATAGGCGGCATTTCTGAACTAACTCGACTACTTCGAGTGGTAAACATTGGTAAAATCGCAGCACAAGCATCCAGGGTGGTACGAGTGGCAGAGATAGCTGGTGGTGTGCTTTCTGGTTTATTTGTGGCAGTAGATATCTTCTTCATTGCCATGGATGCTAAAGAGATACACCAAAttagacagacacaggcagatgGTACACCATGTTCTGAGATCATGAAATTTGCCCAATCCATCAGACACGCTGCAAAGGAGTTGCAGAAAGTTTTGGATGAGTTTAAAACCGTGATCAAAGACATCCCTTTTCTTGAGGATGAGAGAGAATTGCAATGGGATCCAATGGAATAA
- the LOC113746636 gene encoding calcium/calmodulin-dependent protein kinase type 1D-like, with protein sequence MGQQQSTLQKEGYTIEGETKNGVVATKDGDKFFIRTVEISTNEALIPEIESFKTSHPHVMSTKNSFIDEDQNTYYVVTEYSQGGTLAEKISEKSLLESEILSWIVEICMALRTIHEKGFLHKDLKPENIFFTEFGTLRLDGFQEIQGNKGNVNTEESGGINYLAPEVFTQATYDTKSDIWSVGCILYELCTQQLAFSAETTVNLLPKIISGPAPRLPDNYSSELHELLDDMLNKDPHSRPTAWEILGRPIALKSLFKKSKMAADHLQTQLEKLRSVADSLERVHQGTTIGSLTGGVIGAAGGITSIVGLILAPFTLGASLIVTGIGVGVGVAGGVTAGVSNITKMVNQSSDRKAVESIIKEFNEKTDAIALWLQEIGNSLQALYASHSGDIPNIEDSPLGQNNSARFGTVVGRGIGGISELTRLLRVVNIGEIAAQASRVVRVAEIAGGVLSTLFVAADIFFIAMDAREIHQIRQKQADGTPCSEIMKFVQSIRHAAKELQKVLDEFKTMIKDIPFLEDERELQWDAME encoded by the exons ATGGGACAACAACAGAGCACTCTTCAGAAGGAAGGCTACACAATTGAAGGTGAAACAAAAAATGGAGTTGTAGCCACAAAAGATGGTGACAAGTTTTTCATAAGAACAGTTGAA ATCTCCACAAATGAAGCATTAATCCCAGAAATTGAAAGCTTCAAGACAAGTCATCCTCATGTCATGAGCACCAAAAATTCTTTCATAG ATGAAGATCAGAACACTTACTATGTGGTGACGGAGTACAGTCAGGGAGGGACCCTTGCAGAAAAGATCAGCGAGAAGAGTCTACTTGAGTCTGAG ATACTGAGCTGGATTGTTGAAATCTGTATGGCGCTGAGAACCATTCATGAAAAAGGATTTCTCCACAAAGATCTAAAGCCAGAG aACATATTCTTCACCGAATTTGGAACACTGCGATTGGATGGATTTCAGGAAATCCAGGGAAA CAAAGGTAATGTGAATACTGAGGAAAGTGGAGGAATTAACTATCTGGCCCCAGAGGTCTTCACACAGGCAACGTATGACACTAAAAG TGACATTTGGTCAGTGGGATGTATACTCTATGAGCTCTGTACTCAGCAGTTAGCG TTCTCTGCAGAGACCACAGTCAATCTCCTCCCCAAGATCATTTCTGGTCCTGCACCACGTCTCCCAGATAATTACTCATCAGAGTTACATGAACTCTTGGATGATATGTTGAATAAAGACCCTCATTCAAGACCTACAGCTTGGGAGATTTTGGGGCGTCCAATTGCTTTAAAATCTCTCTTCAAAAAG AGCAAAATGGCTGCAGACCACCTCCAGACTCAGTTGGAGAAGCTAAGATCGGTGGCAGACAGTTTGGAACGTGTGCATCAAGGCACAACCATCGGCAGTCTGACAGGAGGAGTGATCGGAGCAGCGGGAGGGATTACATCCATAGTGGGTCTTATTCTGGCACCCTTCACTTTGGGAGCCTCACTTATTGTAACTGGGATTGGAGTTGGGGTGGGCGTGGCTGGTGGGGTCACTGCTGGTGTCTCAAATATCACAAAAATGGTTAATCAGTCCTCTGATCGCAAAGCTGTTGAAAGCATCATTAAAGAGTTCAATGAGAAAACTGATGCTATTGCACTCTGGCTCCAGGAGATTGGCAACAGTTTACAGGCATTGTATGCAAGTCACTCAGGTGATATACCCAACATTGAAGACAGCCCTTTGGGTCAAAATAACAGCGCAAGGTTTGGCACAGTGGTAGGTAGGGGCATAGGCGGCATTTCTGAACTAACTCGACTACTTCGAGTGGTAAACATTGGTGAAATCGCAGCACAAGCATCCAGGGTGGTACGAGTGGCAGAGATAGCTGGTGGTGTGCTTTCTACTTTATTTGTGGCAGCAGATATATTTTTCATTGCCATGGATGCTAGAGAGATACACCAAATTAGACAAAAACAGGCAGATGGTACACCATGTTCTGAGATCATGAAATTTGTCCAATCCATCAGACACGCTGCAAAGGAGTTGCAGAAAGTTTTGGATGAGTTTAAAACCATGATCAAAGACATCCCTTTTCTTGAGGATGAGAGAGAATTGCAATGGGATGCAATGGAATAA